A window from Aliamphritea hakodatensis encodes these proteins:
- a CDS encoding TonB-dependent siderophore receptor: MNSRMNYSVLALAVCGANTALAADTPDTPDTTVRQDTVVINARAPGYAETGSASANKSSRPVSDSPYSISIINQTQLKDTGAQTLQDSLTYNAGVFAGEFGVDSRTDTAVIRGAGVSYYLDGLRTDFGHYNRARIDLYTLDNIQVLKGPGSSLYGQGSLGGIVAAETKTPAGEERTELWLQAGNRNRAQIGIDTQGNVTGRDDLSYRLVALGRNADQQVDHVEDNRLLINPSLRWQINEDADLTVIALTQRDKSGSTLQFLPQASTIGLPESQRLPTSTFLGHPDFDKYDTGTDSITLKFNQKINDTWKYSTNFRHLKGEGNYHSQYAISKPGIINALVAQGQTRAFATAAINGQFPGNNVPVLSEVIERKLSSTVWDHQLISNFTTGAAEHELILGADLSRNKLEEDRWNNQTALLTAIQTNDAATLATLQVDPFNPNPSLPTNVNITKRPTNTLKQEGIYVQDSIRIHQWDLNAGLRWTHYSSKFDNGTRTSDSQVSGRLGALYNFNNGVSPYISVATAFEPTAGSDSNGNPFKAQENIQYEAGIKFQPDSSLSLNTAIYHTTEENRLERDPNNPLLGSRIQLEEVTIKGFEAELRKDWDRFSLLANYTHAKTEVTKDSTGKFLNNELAGRPKDMASVFGKYRVNEALEVGLGSRFIGSSDNGLGTLRTPSVTLYDALASYDIADWQLSLNVRNLADKEFISSCSGDSACYYGERRTILVNARYEF, encoded by the coding sequence ATGAATTCCCGCATGAATTATTCTGTGCTGGCGCTGGCTGTTTGTGGGGCAAATACAGCCCTGGCAGCTGACACACCGGATACACCAGATACAACAGTCCGGCAAGACACCGTCGTCATTAATGCCAGGGCGCCGGGTTACGCTGAAACCGGCTCAGCCAGTGCTAACAAGTCTTCACGCCCTGTCAGCGATTCACCCTACTCAATTTCCATCATCAATCAGACTCAGCTGAAGGACACAGGCGCCCAAACCCTGCAGGATTCCCTGACCTATAACGCGGGTGTCTTTGCCGGTGAATTCGGTGTCGACAGCCGGACGGATACTGCGGTCATCCGTGGCGCCGGCGTGTCTTACTATCTGGATGGCCTGCGTACTGACTTTGGTCACTATAACCGGGCCCGTATCGACCTCTATACACTGGATAACATCCAGGTACTGAAAGGCCCGGGATCTTCCCTGTATGGTCAGGGGTCTCTGGGGGGCATTGTCGCTGCAGAAACAAAGACACCTGCGGGAGAGGAGCGGACCGAACTCTGGCTGCAGGCCGGTAACCGCAATCGTGCCCAGATCGGTATTGATACTCAGGGCAACGTCACAGGCCGTGACGACCTGAGCTACCGTCTGGTGGCGTTAGGCCGCAATGCGGACCAGCAGGTTGATCATGTTGAAGACAACCGTCTGCTGATTAACCCGTCCCTGCGCTGGCAGATCAACGAAGATGCAGATCTGACCGTCATCGCACTGACTCAGCGTGATAAGTCAGGTTCCACCCTGCAATTTCTGCCGCAGGCAAGCACCATCGGCCTGCCGGAAAGTCAGCGCTTACCGACCAGCACCTTCCTGGGGCATCCTGATTTCGATAAGTACGATACCGGAACGGATTCCATCACGCTGAAATTCAACCAGAAAATTAACGATACCTGGAAGTACAGCACGAATTTTCGGCATCTGAAAGGCGAGGGTAATTACCACAGCCAGTACGCGATTTCCAAGCCAGGCATCATTAATGCTCTGGTTGCGCAGGGCCAGACAAGGGCTTTCGCAACCGCCGCTATCAACGGGCAGTTCCCGGGTAATAATGTGCCAGTGCTGTCTGAAGTGATCGAGCGTAAACTGAGCTCGACGGTCTGGGATCACCAACTGATCAGCAACTTCACCACAGGTGCAGCAGAGCACGAGCTGATCCTGGGTGCCGATCTGAGCCGTAACAAACTGGAAGAAGACCGCTGGAATAACCAGACCGCATTGCTGACCGCAATCCAGACCAATGACGCCGCGACACTGGCGACCTTACAGGTTGATCCGTTCAATCCGAATCCGAGCCTGCCAACCAATGTAAACATCACTAAGCGGCCAACCAACACACTGAAGCAGGAAGGTATTTATGTTCAGGACAGTATCCGCATTCATCAGTGGGATTTGAATGCTGGCCTGCGCTGGACCCATTACTCCAGCAAGTTTGATAACGGTACCAGAACGTCTGACAGTCAGGTCTCCGGCCGCCTGGGTGCGCTGTATAACTTTAACAACGGTGTATCACCGTACATCAGCGTGGCAACCGCCTTCGAACCGACAGCCGGCAGCGACAGCAACGGCAATCCGTTTAAGGCACAGGAAAATATCCAGTATGAAGCCGGTATCAAGTTCCAGCCGGACAGCAGCCTGTCACTGAATACTGCCATCTATCACACCACCGAAGAAAACCGTCTGGAACGTGATCCGAATAACCCACTGCTGGGCAGCCGTATTCAGCTGGAAGAAGTTACAATCAAAGGCTTCGAAGCTGAACTGCGTAAAGACTGGGACCGTTTCAGTCTGCTGGCCAACTATACCCACGCCAAGACTGAAGTCACCAAGGACAGCACCGGCAAGTTCCTGAACAATGAACTGGCTGGCCGGCCGAAAGATATGGCTTCCGTATTCGGTAAATACCGCGTGAACGAAGCGCTGGAAGTCGGTCTGGGCAGCCGCTTTATCGGCTCCAGCGACAACGGTCTGGGCACCCTGCGTACCCCATCAGTAACGCTGTACGATGCGCTGGCCAGCTATGACATTGCTGACTGGCAACTGTCTCTGAACGTACGTAACCTGGCAGATAAAGAATTCATCTCTTCCTGTAGCGGCGACAGCGCCTGTTACTACGGTGAACGCCGGACCATACTGGTTAACGCCCGTTACGAGTTCTGA
- a CDS encoding LysE family translocator — MSLITWLSLVAVCCLGAMSPGPSLAVVLRHALSNSTRHAVVAALSHAIGVAMWAMLTIWGLAVLVVETPQIFQVITYVGAAYLAWLGIKALRSKGGQMALDGQQVPVSAAAWDGLMVSVLNPKLAVFFIALFSQFVSADLLLADKLIMLSTVTVIDSGWYILLTVLLARTGLLTKMQKGAATVDKVSGVVLLGLALKIAI; from the coding sequence ATGAGTTTAATAACCTGGTTATCACTGGTGGCGGTATGTTGTCTGGGGGCGATGTCGCCGGGCCCCAGTCTGGCAGTGGTGCTGCGTCATGCGTTGAGTAACAGTACCCGCCATGCGGTCGTTGCGGCCCTGAGCCATGCCATCGGGGTGGCGATGTGGGCCATGCTGACGATCTGGGGGCTGGCGGTTCTGGTGGTCGAAACCCCGCAGATTTTTCAGGTAATTACCTATGTGGGCGCGGCTTATCTGGCCTGGCTGGGCATTAAGGCGCTGCGTTCCAAAGGCGGTCAGATGGCACTTGACGGCCAGCAGGTACCGGTGTCCGCGGCTGCCTGGGATGGCCTGATGGTGTCGGTGCTGAACCCGAAGCTGGCGGTATTCTTCATTGCACTGTTTTCACAGTTTGTGTCGGCGGATCTGCTGCTGGCCGACAAGCTGATCATGTTGTCTACCGTCACTGTGATTGATTCCGGCTGGTACATACTTCTGACCGTATTGCTGGCGCGCACCGGCCTGCTGACAAAAATGCAGAAAGGCGCTGCAACGGTGGATAAAGTCAGCGGGGTGGTCTTGCTGGGGCTGGCGCTGAAGATTGCGATTTAA
- a CDS encoding LysR family transcriptional regulator, with protein sequence MDHLNLNLLKALQVLLQTRNVTRAADQLHLTQSAMSRQLGQLRDYFDDPLLIRDGNEYLLSTRAKQLLPRVQDILGQIGELKQTPVFDPAACQRRFSFACSDYVAQFIFPDILQQLALQAPQIDIAYRMWQPDWLNKVGQLALDLVSTVSLDSAESLCSLHMGQDSPVCLLAEDHPLARQNGFELDDMLAYPFLQLSSGGDKDSFFDRLLTRQGKQRRVRYEVPFFAAAFPALAGSDMLLITPAHIARNAAALYPLTFRELPVAAPAFNYYLYWHELHDADPAHRWLRECIAGQIKASLYSPHEYDLKS encoded by the coding sequence ATGGATCATTTAAACCTTAATCTGCTTAAGGCGTTACAGGTATTATTGCAAACCCGGAATGTTACCCGGGCGGCTGATCAGCTTCACCTGACCCAGTCGGCCATGAGCCGGCAACTGGGGCAGTTACGGGACTACTTTGATGATCCGCTGCTGATCCGTGACGGCAATGAATACCTGTTAAGCACCCGGGCAAAACAACTGCTGCCCCGGGTGCAGGATATTCTGGGTCAGATCGGTGAACTGAAGCAGACCCCGGTATTTGATCCGGCGGCCTGTCAGCGCCGTTTCAGTTTTGCCTGCAGCGATTATGTTGCACAGTTTATTTTTCCTGACATTCTGCAGCAGTTGGCGCTGCAGGCTCCGCAGATCGATATTGCCTATCGCATGTGGCAGCCGGACTGGCTTAATAAGGTCGGGCAACTGGCGCTGGATCTGGTCTCTACGGTCAGCCTGGACAGCGCTGAGAGTCTTTGTAGTCTGCACATGGGGCAGGATTCGCCGGTCTGTCTGCTGGCTGAAGATCACCCGCTGGCCCGTCAGAATGGCTTTGAACTGGATGACATGCTGGCGTATCCGTTCCTGCAGTTAAGCAGTGGCGGCGATAAGGACTCTTTCTTTGACCGTTTGCTGACACGTCAGGGTAAACAGCGCCGGGTGCGCTACGAGGTGCCTTTCTTTGCCGCGGCCTTTCCGGCGCTGGCAGGCAGCGATATGTTACTGATCACGCCGGCACATATCGCCCGTAATGCGGCTGCGCTCTATCCGCTCACCTTCCGTGAATTGCCGGTGGCTGCGCCGGCGTTTAATTACTACCTCTACTGGCACGAACTGCATGATGCCGATCCGGCACACCGCTGGCTGCGGGAATGTATTGCCGGTCAGATCAAGGCGTCGCTCTATTCTCCGCACGAGTATGATTTGAAATCATAG
- a CDS encoding bifunctional diguanylate cyclase/phosphodiesterase, giving the protein MLYELKRSLMIRLILLAAVIISGCVIYFVENYRYQQKHMLLEKLSTSYVSLIEANISQALSATYPVAAMVRMQNGSTRGFRELAAEMLPFYSGASALELAPAGVIREVIPQAGNEAVIGYDLLRDQSKNKPAFLARATGQLTLEGPFELKQGGVGAIGRLPVFLTGQQGKNIFWGFSSVLIRFPEILDQASLYRLESGGFAYQLSRLDALSGKEELIAGSEAPLIANFESYDIRVPNGLWIFRVSPEKGYLDSFLLTLEIMIAVIFCGFITLISVLISRLKNNHAMLEVTVDERTRTLNDSLKRLNLAMGASHQAWFDIDVASGDVLVSDEYARMLGYDPQTFKLTVPVWEAALHPDDKARILAEFDRLMNHGEACETEFRIQTAAGGWMWQQGIGEAVEWTDGKPSRVIGINTDITRQKKIEALDMTRNRVLELLLEGTSLEVILEAIIETIEMQSPGSLGSVLLLDEKTNRLYTGAGPNLPAFYNEAIDGVEIGEMVGSCGRAAYTGERMIVSDIDNHPNWAPFLELTEKANLRACWSEPVLGANNRVLATFAIYHSRPHAPEDEDIKLIEFAAQLVAIAIERHKTDEKLQLSARIFNETHESIMVTDIKGAIVEVNGRFSELTGYSAAEVIGQNPGLLSSGRHPRSFYDDLWAHLRSDGHWQGEIWNRHKDGYIYAILMKISAMRNSRGEVINYVGLASDITQHKEQENKLRLMAHYDELTRLPNRTLFADRFRQAIAHSKRHSKQLAICFLDLDDFKPVNDQYGHEVGDQLIIEVAKRINTTLREEDTVSRQGGDEFAMLLGDIESLEHCEAILQRIIGLLSHPYMIDGHVISISASVGVTLYPDDNADLDTLMRHADQSMYQAKLAGRNRYHFFNTEKDQQLIQQNQLLDEIATSLDMRHFCLHYQPKVNMRTGKVFGVEALIRWQHPEKGLLSPFYFLPAVEGSELEIQIGDWVISEALQQLSDWTSMGLALEVSINISSNHLRSGRFLENFATQLARYANIDTGCLQLEVLESSALGDLDVISDIIRNCQNTLGVKIALDDFGTGYSSLAHLRSLSAGTIKIDQSFVRDMLVDPNDYAIIDGVLGLADSFNRDVIAEGVETTEHGLMLLSMGCNEAQGYGIARPMPASDIPGWLEEYSPNAQWRRFSQIIRSDEDNKIQLLRLTTKHWYQNFEAKILAPRMQDDPWAIMETDNCHFRAWITRARQEQVFDPVWLERLADAQTEFQALAAKLVTLHSRGDEEQARNELAHLNNVFNELAEVLARYKPYRVN; this is encoded by the coding sequence ATGCTATACGAACTTAAACGTTCGCTGATGATACGGCTCATTTTGCTTGCGGCAGTTATCATCAGCGGCTGCGTCATTTATTTTGTTGAAAACTACCGGTACCAGCAAAAACATATGCTGCTGGAGAAGCTTTCAACCAGTTATGTCAGCCTGATTGAGGCAAATATCAGTCAGGCATTATCGGCGACGTATCCGGTGGCGGCCATGGTGCGTATGCAAAATGGCAGTACCCGGGGGTTCAGGGAGCTGGCGGCTGAAATGTTGCCGTTTTACAGCGGTGCATCTGCGCTGGAACTGGCTCCGGCAGGGGTGATCAGGGAGGTCATTCCGCAAGCGGGTAATGAAGCGGTGATCGGTTATGACCTGTTACGTGATCAGAGCAAAAATAAACCCGCATTCCTGGCCCGGGCAACCGGTCAGCTGACCCTTGAAGGCCCTTTTGAGCTGAAGCAGGGCGGGGTCGGTGCAATCGGTCGCTTACCTGTATTTTTGACCGGTCAGCAGGGCAAAAACATCTTTTGGGGGTTCTCCTCTGTCTTAATCCGTTTTCCTGAAATCCTGGATCAGGCGTCCCTGTACCGGCTGGAATCCGGCGGGTTTGCCTATCAGTTATCCCGGCTGGATGCACTCAGTGGCAAAGAAGAGCTGATTGCCGGTTCTGAAGCCCCCCTGATTGCTAATTTCGAGAGTTATGACATCCGGGTGCCAAACGGCCTGTGGATTTTCCGGGTGTCTCCGGAGAAGGGCTATCTGGACAGTTTCCTGTTAACGCTGGAAATCATGATTGCGGTGATTTTCTGCGGTTTCATCACCCTGATTTCAGTGCTTATCAGCCGGTTGAAAAATAACCATGCAATGCTGGAAGTCACGGTTGATGAACGCACCCGCACCCTGAATGACAGCCTTAAACGTCTCAATCTTGCCATGGGCGCCTCCCATCAGGCCTGGTTTGATATTGATGTGGCCAGTGGGGATGTACTGGTGAGCGATGAATATGCCCGGATGCTGGGGTACGATCCACAGACGTTTAAGCTCACTGTGCCTGTATGGGAAGCAGCGCTGCACCCGGATGATAAGGCACGGATACTGGCAGAATTCGACCGACTGATGAATCATGGCGAAGCCTGTGAAACCGAGTTCCGTATTCAGACGGCTGCCGGTGGCTGGATGTGGCAGCAGGGCATTGGTGAAGCGGTTGAGTGGACGGACGGTAAGCCGTCCCGGGTTATCGGGATTAATACGGATATCACCCGGCAGAAGAAAATTGAAGCCCTGGATATGACCCGGAACCGGGTTCTGGAACTTTTGCTGGAAGGTACTTCGCTGGAAGTCATTCTGGAAGCCATTATTGAAACCATTGAAATGCAGAGCCCCGGAAGCCTGGGCAGTGTTCTGTTGCTTGATGAAAAGACCAACCGGCTGTATACCGGCGCCGGGCCGAACCTGCCGGCTTTCTATAACGAAGCCATTGACGGCGTTGAAATCGGTGAAATGGTCGGCAGTTGTGGGCGGGCAGCCTATACCGGAGAACGGATGATCGTCTCCGATATCGATAATCACCCGAACTGGGCGCCATTCCTGGAGCTGACCGAAAAGGCGAATCTCCGGGCATGCTGGTCTGAACCTGTGCTGGGAGCGAATAACAGGGTGCTGGCGACATTTGCGATTTATCATAGCCGGCCACACGCACCGGAAGATGAAGACATCAAGCTGATTGAGTTTGCTGCGCAGCTGGTGGCCATTGCAATTGAACGCCATAAAACCGATGAAAAACTGCAGCTGTCGGCCCGTATTTTTAATGAAACCCATGAGTCAATCATGGTGACGGACATTAAGGGGGCGATTGTTGAAGTGAACGGCCGCTTCTCTGAACTCACCGGTTACAGTGCTGCTGAAGTGATTGGTCAGAACCCGGGGCTGCTCAGCTCCGGCCGGCACCCCCGCAGCTTTTATGATGACCTGTGGGCGCACTTGCGCAGCGATGGTCACTGGCAGGGGGAAATCTGGAACCGCCATAAGGATGGTTACATATACGCCATACTGATGAAAATTTCGGCAATGCGTAACAGCCGCGGAGAAGTGATCAACTACGTTGGGCTGGCGTCGGATATTACCCAGCATAAAGAACAGGAAAATAAGCTGCGGCTGATGGCGCACTATGATGAACTGACCCGGCTGCCTAACCGGACCCTGTTTGCAGACCGGTTCCGCCAGGCGATAGCTCACAGCAAACGGCACAGTAAACAGCTGGCGATCTGCTTCCTTGATCTGGATGATTTCAAACCGGTGAACGATCAGTATGGTCATGAAGTGGGCGATCAGCTGATTATCGAGGTGGCCAAGCGCATCAATACCACCCTGCGGGAAGAGGACACTGTCTCCCGGCAGGGGGGCGATGAATTCGCCATGTTGCTGGGGGATATAGAGTCTCTGGAGCATTGCGAAGCGATCCTGCAGCGGATTATCGGTCTGCTGTCTCACCCCTATATGATTGACGGTCATGTGATCAGTATCAGTGCCTCTGTCGGGGTGACGCTCTATCCTGATGATAATGCGGATCTGGATACGCTGATGCGCCATGCTGACCAGTCTATGTATCAGGCTAAGCTGGCGGGGCGTAACCGTTACCATTTCTTCAATACTGAGAAAGATCAGCAGCTGATTCAGCAAAATCAGTTGCTGGATGAAATCGCCACCAGTCTGGATATGCGCCACTTCTGCTTGCATTACCAGCCAAAGGTGAACATGCGCACCGGTAAAGTGTTCGGGGTTGAGGCGCTGATCCGCTGGCAGCATCCGGAAAAAGGCCTGTTATCCCCCTTCTATTTTTTACCTGCGGTGGAAGGTTCTGAACTGGAAATACAGATCGGCGACTGGGTGATCAGTGAAGCGTTGCAACAACTCAGTGACTGGACAAGCATGGGGCTGGCGCTGGAAGTGAGTATAAACATCTCTTCCAATCACCTGCGTTCCGGCCGTTTTCTGGAAAACTTTGCCACCCAACTGGCCCGTTACGCCAATATTGATACCGGGTGTCTGCAGCTGGAAGTGCTGGAAAGCAGCGCATTGGGTGATCTGGACGTGATCAGTGACATTATCCGCAATTGCCAGAATACCCTGGGGGTGAAAATTGCCCTGGATGACTTCGGCACCGGCTATTCGTCGCTGGCGCACCTGCGCAGTTTATCCGCCGGTACCATCAAAATTGACCAGAGCTTTGTCCGGGATATGCTGGTGGATCCGAATGATTACGCCATCATTGACGGCGTACTGGGGCTGGCGGACTCCTTTAACCGGGATGTGATTGCCGAAGGTGTGGAAACCACCGAACATGGTCTGATGCTGCTGAGCATGGGCTGTAATGAGGCACAGGGCTATGGCATTGCCCGGCCTATGCCGGCCAGCGACATTCCCGGCTGGTTAGAAGAATATTCGCCGAATGCCCAGTGGCGGCGTTTCTCGCAGATTATTCGCAGTGATGAAGACAACAAGATTCAGCTACTGCGGCTGACCACCAAACACTGGTATCAGAATTTCGAGGCGAAAATACTGGCGCCGCGTATGCAGGACGATCCCTGGGCGATTATGGAAACCGATAACTGCCATTTCCGCGCCTGGATTACCCGGGCCCGTCAGGAACAGGTGTTTGATCCGGTCTGGCTGGAACGTCTGGCAGATGCCCAGACTGAGTTTCAGGCGCTGGCTGCAAAGCTGGTAACTCTGCACAGCCGGGGAGATGAAGAGCAGGCCCGCAATGAACTGGCACACCTGAATAATGTGTTTAATGAACTGGCTGAGGTGCTGGCCCGCTATAAACCTTACCGGGTTAACTGA
- a CDS encoding bifunctional diguanylate cyclase/phosphodiesterase, giving the protein MKLNNKNKLLCSILSLLVLGLLASALVAYLYISSAQRQALQNEHLVKARATTEKLTHWLSENLAIISHYAEVITEHPQGLRDNPALQAYLRQSTATGRFDYISYSLESDGYMWINDWEIPANYNPRLRPWYISSKQAMRPTIPEPYLSVDTDPHRYLAVTAPLLRDGNFIGMVLGDVPMEFVKNTVMDTRLDFSGEVFITDHQGKVLIHKSDQMEGLNQTTLLGDNLPTDSAAASVEKVGADRSTAGNAQVLETEGYIYTVSSIGVAGWRLVFAQQKSILNKQLLKSTLNLLSAFVGIFLMVLTLLFISNRHVFSPLLNLLEQDANTGLANKRTFKDLISHQYIDANVPGMLLIINVNNFNLLTAALSGPAIARLQNEIKSRIQQTLPPDTQLGMFSENRFIAFLPNHGHMEQRDQLFKLQQLQETLTHYYTVKDQQITCTFRQGVCFFPQHGSHIEQLIDRAFSVMGNAKKNTSRGNIAVYSPDVDQQLSEDLRIFSAIHNGLRNHEFELAFQPQYDLHQQAFKGVEVLLRWYSGELGRQVSPAEFIPISEASNLIISLGDFVIRATLQQITLWREQGIHFDTVSINISPKQLLQHNFVDKLIAATERFQVPAEQIELEITESLLFDDPDLCIRLLQQLRSLGFTIAIDDFGTGYSSLQYLKLLPVDKLKVDRAFVKELETSPKDKVIISMVTEMAKALGFSTLAEGAESASQVEILRQAGYDMIQGYYYAKPMSATALVQFINRQT; this is encoded by the coding sequence ATGAAACTTAATAATAAAAATAAGCTGCTGTGCAGTATTCTGAGCCTGCTGGTGCTGGGCCTGCTCGCCTCGGCACTGGTCGCGTATTTATACATCAGCAGTGCACAGCGTCAGGCATTGCAAAATGAGCACCTGGTCAAAGCCCGCGCCACCACCGAGAAACTGACCCACTGGCTCAGTGAAAACCTTGCGATTATCAGCCATTATGCTGAGGTTATTACTGAGCATCCTCAGGGGTTGCGCGACAATCCTGCATTACAGGCCTATTTACGTCAGAGCACAGCAACCGGCCGGTTCGACTACATCAGCTACAGCCTGGAAAGCGACGGTTATATGTGGATCAATGACTGGGAGATCCCGGCTAACTACAACCCCCGCTTACGCCCCTGGTATATCAGCAGCAAGCAGGCCATGCGGCCCACCATCCCCGAACCTTATCTGAGTGTGGATACAGATCCGCACCGCTATCTGGCTGTAACCGCGCCCTTACTGCGGGATGGCAACTTTATCGGTATGGTGCTGGGTGATGTACCGATGGAGTTCGTTAAAAACACCGTCATGGATACCCGCCTGGATTTCAGTGGTGAAGTTTTCATCACCGATCATCAGGGTAAAGTCCTGATCCACAAAAGCGACCAGATGGAAGGTCTGAATCAAACCACCCTGCTGGGCGACAACCTGCCAACTGACAGCGCCGCTGCCTCTGTAGAGAAGGTTGGCGCCGACCGTTCAACGGCCGGTAATGCGCAAGTTCTGGAAACCGAAGGTTACATCTATACGGTTTCATCAATCGGGGTGGCTGGCTGGCGACTGGTGTTCGCCCAGCAGAAAAGCATTCTCAACAAACAATTACTCAAGTCTACCCTCAACCTGCTGAGTGCGTTTGTGGGTATTTTTCTGATGGTTCTGACCTTACTGTTCATTTCTAACCGGCATGTCTTCTCCCCCCTGCTGAACCTCCTGGAACAGGATGCCAATACCGGACTGGCCAACAAACGCACTTTCAAAGACCTGATAAGCCACCAGTATATCGACGCCAATGTTCCCGGCATGTTGCTGATCATTAACGTGAATAACTTTAACCTGCTGACTGCGGCTTTATCCGGCCCGGCCATCGCCCGGTTACAGAACGAAATCAAATCCCGGATCCAGCAGACCTTACCGCCGGACACTCAGTTGGGAATGTTTTCTGAAAACCGCTTTATTGCTTTCCTGCCCAACCATGGCCATATGGAACAGCGTGACCAGCTGTTTAAATTGCAGCAGCTACAGGAAACCCTGACCCACTATTACACCGTGAAAGATCAGCAGATCACCTGTACGTTCCGTCAGGGTGTCTGTTTCTTTCCACAGCACGGCAGCCATATTGAACAACTGATTGACCGGGCATTCTCAGTCATGGGGAATGCTAAAAAAAATACCAGTCGCGGGAATATTGCGGTTTACAGTCCGGATGTAGACCAGCAGCTCAGTGAAGACCTGCGCATTTTCAGCGCGATTCATAATGGCTTGCGTAATCATGAATTTGAACTGGCATTTCAGCCCCAGTACGACCTTCACCAACAGGCATTTAAAGGGGTGGAAGTTCTGCTGCGCTGGTACTCAGGCGAGTTAGGCCGGCAGGTATCGCCCGCTGAATTCATCCCCATCTCTGAAGCGTCAAACCTGATTATCAGTCTGGGTGACTTTGTGATTCGCGCCACCCTGCAACAGATCACCCTGTGGCGCGAACAAGGCATTCATTTTGATACTGTCAGCATCAACATTTCCCCGAAGCAGCTGCTCCAGCATAATTTCGTCGATAAACTGATCGCCGCGACTGAACGGTTTCAGGTCCCCGCGGAACAGATCGAACTGGAAATCACTGAGTCGCTGTTATTCGACGACCCGGATTTATGCATCAGGCTGCTGCAACAGCTCAGGTCTCTGGGGTTCACCATCGCCATTGATGATTTCGGTACCGGTTATTCATCACTGCAGTACCTTAAGCTGTTACCGGTGGATAAGCTGAAAGTAGACCGGGCCTTTGTCAAAGAACTGGAGACCAGTCCGAAAGATAAGGTGATCATCAGTATGGTCACGGAGATGGCGAAAGCGCTGGGATTTTCGACCCTTGCGGAAGGTGCTGAATCAGCCTCCCAGGTGGAGATACTGCGCCAGGCCGGTTACGACATGATACAGGGTTATTATTACGCCAAACCTATGTCCGCGACAGCGCTCGTCCAGTTTATAAACCGGCAGACTTAG